A window of the Henckelia pumila isolate YLH828 chromosome 3, ASM3356847v2, whole genome shotgun sequence genome harbors these coding sequences:
- the LOC140891201 gene encoding ABC transporter C family member 12-like: MGSDPLVWFCRPVANGVWSQETDSAFGAYTPCAIGSIVGNVSHLVLAGLCLYRIWLIKINPRVKRFCLRSNFFNYILAVLASCCAAEPLFRLIMGVSIFNLDAETGLHPFEMVQLGIEFTAWCSLVLMLITETKTYVKEFRWYIRFGVLYVLVGDAVIFSYIFPLKNFYARPVQYLYVFSTFFQVFLGILLIYVPNLDSYPGYTPLPAEPTDDSENEMSFGEDVCPERNSNIFKRIYFDWVTPLMQKGYRGPITEKDVWKLDSWDRTDTLSIKFRNSWDEETQKSKPRLLRALNRSLGGRFWFGGMFKIGNDLSQLAGPVLLNHLLKSLEQGDAAWVGYMFAFSIFASVSLGVLCEAQYFQNVMRVGLRLRSTLVAAIFRKSLRLTHEARKQFPSGKITNLITTDANALQQICQQLHGLWSAPFRITMAMILLYQQLGVASLLGSLMLVLMFPIQAVILNRMKKLTKEGLLRTDKRVGLVNEILAAMDTVKYYAWERSFESKVQITRTDELSWFRKAQLLSACNTFILNSIPVLVTVISFGMFTFFGGDLTPSRAFTSLSLFAVLRFPLGMLPSLITQVVNATASLQRLEELFLAEERILLPNRPLEPGLPAISIKGHSFSWDLKDPKPTLSNINLDIPVGSLVAVVGGTGDGKTSLISAMLGELPPVGDASVIIRGSVAYVPQISWIFNATVRENILFGSSFEPGRYWKAIDVTALQHDLDVLPAFDLTEIGERGVNISGGQKQRVSMARALYSNSDVYIFDDPLSALDAHVGRQVFNRYIKEELGGKTRVLVTNQLHFLPQVDRIVLISEGMVKEDGTFEELSKNGTLFKKLMENAGKMEEHLHIDENGDGMNFDTKPSVLSEVPNDTKSGNKKVVKSVLVKKEERETGIVSWNVLTRYINALGGLWVVVILFACYTLTEILRVSSSTWLSVWTKQSTSSVHGPGFYILVYAILSCSQVLVTLANSFWLITSNLRASKKLHDSMLYSILRAPMVFFHTNPVGRIINRFSNDVGDIDRNVGNAMNMFLGQLWQLLSTFVLIGVVSTTSLWAIMPLLILFYAAYLYYQSTAREVKRLDSITRSPVYAQFGEALYGLSSIRAYKAYDRMAIINGKTMDNNVRFTLLNISSNRWLTIRLETLGGIMIWLTATFAVMQNGRTENQLAFASTMGLLLSYSLNITNLLSNVLRLASRAENSFNAVERVGTYIDLPSEAPDIIQGNRPPPGWPESGSIKFEDVFLKYRPGLPMVLQGLSFTISACQKVGIVGRTGAGKSSMLNALFRIVELEKGRILIDNFDISKFGLRDLREVLSIIPQSPVLFSGTVRFNLDPFSEHNDPDLWEALERAHLKDVVRRSAIGLDAEVLEGGENFSVGQRQLLSLARALLRRSRILVLDEATAAVDVRTDALIQTTIREEFKSRTMLTIAHRLNTIIDSDQVLVLDSGQVLEYDTPENLLENRASAFSKMVQSTGSTNAEYLRSLVVRKNIEGRLEKEVGLQLDEQMKRLLSSRWNSATRFALAHNFTSSIEDLRLFELEDDDSVLNKTKDAAVILHEVLVGKHDKVIEETLDQLEVPKYRWWSAFHRVVEGLAEMSRLARNEIHQSENGLENSAENWDNMLMH, encoded by the exons ATGGGTTCTGATCCCTTAGTTTGGTTCTGCCGGCCAGTGGCGAATGGGGTTTGGTCTCAAGAAACAGATAGCGCATTTGGTGCTTATACTCCTTGTGCCATTGGCTCTATTGTGGGTAATGTATCTCACTTGGTTCTTGCCGGATTGTGCTTGTATAGAATCTGGCTCATCAAGATCAACCCCCGAGTCAAGAGATTCTGCTTGAGATCAAATTTTTTCAATTACATACTGGCCGTGCTAGCCAGTTGTTGTGCTGCTGAGCCCTTGTTCAGATTGATTATGGGTGTATCAATATTCAATTTGGATGCAGAAACAGGCCTTCATCCTTTTGAG ATGGTTCAGTTGGGCATTGAGTTTACTGCATGGTGTTCTTTGGTACTTATGCTCATTACTGAAACTAAAACCTATGTCAAAGAATTCAGATGGTACATTAGGTTTGGAGTACTATATGTTTTGGTGGGAGATGCAGTGATTTTCAGTTATATTTTCCCGCTCAAAAATTTTTATGCCAG GCCTGTGCAATATTTGTATGTCTTTTCAACCTTCTTCCAG GTATTCCTTGGGATTCTTCTCATATATGTCCCCAACCTGGATTCTTATCCGGGATACACTCCTCTGCCGGCCGAGCCTACTGATGACTCCGAAAATGAAATGTCTTTTGGAGAGGATGTTTGTCCAGAGAGAAATTCCAACATATTTAAAA GGATTTACTTCGATTGGGTGACTCCCCTTATGCAGAAAGGTTATAGAGGACCCATCACGGAAAAGGACGTGTGGAAGTTGGATTCATGGGATCGGACCGATACTCTGAGTATAAA ATTCCGAAATTCTTGGGATGAAGAAACTCAAAAATCAAAACCACGGCTTTTGCGGGCTTTGAATCGTAGCCTCGGGGGCAG GTTTTGGTTTGGAGGCATGTTCAAA ATAGGAAATGATCTTTCCCAGCTTGCAGGACCTGTTTTATTAAACCATCTTCTAAAG TCTCTGGAACAAGGTGACGCGGCTTGGGTAGGCTACATGTTTGCATTTTCAATTTTTGCTAGTGTG TCACTGGGAGTGCTTTGTGAAGCTCAGTACTTTCAGAACGTGATGCGTGTTGGTCTAAGGCTAAGATCCACTCTG GTAGCTGCGATATTTCGTAAATCCTTACGTCTAACGCATGAAGCCCGTAAGCAGTTCCCGTCTGGGAAAATTACAAATTTGATTACGACGGATGCTAATGCACTCCAG CAAATTTGTCAACAACTTCATGGTCTATGGTCAGCTCCATTTCGCATAACCATGGCCATGATTCTTCTCTACCAGCAGTTAGGTGTAGCCTCACTCCTTGGTTCTCTTATGTTAGTTCTCATGTTCCCAATTCAG GCCGTTATTTTGAACAGGATGAAAAAATTGACGAAAGAGGGTCTACTGCGCACGGACAAGAGAGTTGGCTTAGTTAATGAAATCTTGGCTGCCATGGATACTGTGAA ATACTACGCATGGGAAAGGAGTTTTGAATCAAAAGTTCAAATCACGAGGACTGATGAATTATCATGGTTCAGAAAAGCACAATTACTCTCAGCG TGCAATACCTTCATATTAAATAGCATACCAGTTCTCGTGACAGTTATTTCATTTGGGATGTTTACATTTTTTGGTGGAGATTTGACCCCTTCCAGAGCTTTTACGTCACTTTCTTTATTCGCCGTTCTGAGATTTCCGCTGGGTATGCTCCCTAGTCTGATAACTCAG GTTGTGAATGCGACTGCATCTCTGCAACGGCTGGAGGAACTATTCCTTGCTGAAGAGAGAATATTATTACCTAATCGACCTCTTGAACCAGGGCTTCCTGCTATCTCCATCAAGGGCCACAGCTTTTCATGGGATTTGAAG GATCCAAAGCCTACATTATCCAACATTAATCTGGATATACCAGTTGGCAGCCTGGTTGCAGTAGTAGGTGGCACTGGAGATGGAAAAACTTCTTTAATATCAGCAATGCTTGGGGAGCTTCCTCCTGTTGGAGACGCCAGTGTTATCATCAGAGGATCTGTCGCTTATGTTCCCCAAATTTCTTGGATTTTCAATGCTACA GTGCGGGAAAATATATTGTTTGGATCTAGCTTTGAACCAGGAAGATATTGGAAGGCAATAGATGTTACTGCACTACAACATGACCTCGATGTGCTTCCT GCTTTTGACCTTACAGAGATTGGTGAAAGAGGGGTAAATATTAGTGGAGGGCAAAAACAACGAGTTTCGATGGCTAGGGCCCTGTACTCCAATTCAGATGTTTACATATTTGACGATCCGCTAAGTGCACTAGATGCACATGTTGGACGACAG GTTTTTAACAGATACATTAAGGAAGAACTGGGAGGCAAAACTCGAGTTCTTGTCACAAACCAGTTACATTTTCTTCCACAAGTTGATAGAATAGTTTTAATCTCAGAAGGTATGGTGAAAGAGGATGGAACATTTGAGGAGCTCTCCAAGAATGGTACTCTTTTCAAGAAGTTGATGGAAAATGCTGGGAAAATGGAGGAACATTTACATATTGATGAAAATGGAGATGGGATGAACTTTGACACTAAACCTTCAGTACTTTCTGAGGTGCCAAATGATACAAAATCTGGCAATAAAAAAGTTGTAAAATCAGTCCTTGTCAAAAAAGAAGAACGAGAGACTGGGATTGTTAGCTGGAATGTTTTAACGAG GTATATAAATGCTTTAGGAGGCTTGTGGGTTGTAGTGATACTGTTTGCATGCTATACACTCACCGAAATCCTGCGTGTTTCAAGTAGCACTTGGTTGAGTGTTTGGACAAAACAGAGCACTTCTTCGGTTCATGGGCCTGGTTTCTATATTCTGGTTTATGCAATTTTGTCCTGTTCTCAGGTGCTAGTGACACTGGCAAATTCTTTTTGGCTGATCACGTCAAACCTTAGAGCCTCAAAAAAGCTTCATGATTCAATGCTATATTCCATTCTTAGAGCTCCAATGGTGTTCTTCCATACCAATCCAGTAGGACGGATTATCAACAGATTTTCCAACGACGTCGGCGATATAGATCGCAATGTTGGTAATGCTATGAATATGTTTCTTGGCCAACTTTGGCAGCTGCTCTCAACTTTCGTCCTGATAGGAGTTGTGAGCACTACATCTTTGTGGGCCATAATGCCCCTtctcattttattttatgctGCTTATCTCTATTATCAG AGCACAGCAAGGGAAGTAAAACGTTTGGACTCTATCACCAGATCTCCAGTATATGCACAGTTTGGGGAAGCATTATATGGATTATCTTCAATTCGTGCGTACAAAGCATATGATAGAATGGCAATTATTAACGGAAAAACTATGGACAACAATGTTAGATTCACTCTACTTAACATCAGTTCTAACCGTTGGCTTACAATAAGGCTCGAAACTCTTGGAGGTATTATGATCTGGTTAACCGCTACCTTTGCTGTCATGCAAAACGGCCGAACCGAAAATCAGCTGGCATTTGCATCCACGATGGGTCTACTCCTCAGTTATTCTTTAAATATCACAAATTTGTTAAGTAATGTTCTGAGACTAGCTAGCAGGGCGGAAAATAGTTTTAATGCAGTTGAACGTGTGGGTACATATATAGATTTGCCATCAGAGGCACCGGATATCATTCAGGGGAATCGTCCTCCACCTGGATGGCCTGAATCGGGTTCGATTAAGTTTGAAGATGTTTTCTTGAAATACAGGCCTGGACTTCCTATGGTCCTGCAGGGATTGTCCTTCACCATCTCTGCGTGCCAGAAGGTTGGAATTGTTGGAAGAACTGGTGCGGGTAAATCAAGCATGCTCAATGCCTTATTTCGAATTGTGGAACTTGAAAAGGGAAGGATCTTGATCGATAATTTTGACATTTCTAAATTTGGGTTAAGAGATTTACGTGAAGTTCTCAGTATCATACCACAATCTCCGGTTCTTTTCTCTG GTACTGTACGGTTCAACCTCGATCCTTTCAGTGAGCATAATGATCCAGACCTCTGGGAGGCACTGGAGCGGGCTCACTTAAAGGATGTTGTTAGGAGGAGTGCTATTGGTTTGGATGCAGag GTTCTGGAAGGAGGTGAGAACTTTAGTGTTGGCCAGAGGCAATTGTTAAGTCTTGCTCGAGCTTTACTTCGGAGATCACGGATCCTTGTTCTTGATGAAGCAACCGCTGCTGTTGATGTCAGGACCGATGCGCTCATACAGACAACCATTCGGGAAGAATTTAAATCCCGCACGATGCTCACTATTGCTCATCGTCTCAACACTATTATAGACAGTGACCAAGTTCTTGTTCTCGATTCTGGTCAG GTTCTTGAGTATGATACCCCAGAGAACCTTCTTGAAAACAGAGCAAGTGCCTTCTCTAAGATGGTTCAAAGTACAGGATCTACAAATGCAGAGTACTTGCGCAGCTTAGTGGTGAGAAAGAACATAGAGGGTAGGCTTGAAAAAGAAGTGGGGTTGCAACTTGATGAGCAAATGAAACGACTGTTGTCTTCCCGTTGGAATTCCGCCACACGTTTTGCTCTTGCTCACAATTTCACTTCTTCGATAGAGGACCTTCGATTATTTGAGTTAGAAGATGACGACAGTGTGCTCAACAAAACAAAGGATGCTGCTGTGATCTTACACGAGGTTTTGGTGGGGAAGCATGATAAAGTCATAGAGGAGACACTTGATCAACTCGAAGTCCCAAAATATAGATGGTGGTCGGCTTTCCACAGGGTCGTCGAAG GACTTGCAGAGATGAGCAGATTGGCAAGAAACGAGATTCATCAATCAGAAAATGGCTTGGAGAACTCTGCagaaaattgggataatatgtTGATGCATTAG